The Maridesulfovibrio frigidus DSM 17176 genome has a segment encoding these proteins:
- a CDS encoding double-cubane-cluster-containing anaerobic reductase, protein MSDSAYKNMWENLNLDIEAHDGLLEVLGKFYGDIYMSQEGRLKGMEYLDFVLSEVHGLRIKELMDAKEAGRKIIGTFCVFVPEELSLAVDAIQVGLCAGADAGTEAAETVVPRNTCALIKSFIGFKMAKICPYTESCDLIIGETTCDGKKKAYEAFGEMAPMHIMEVPQRKEESDRVLWKSEVIRLKDELEKLTGKTITAESLKKGIKITNDKRRALQRLNKLRAAKPTPISGRDVLLINQVSFYDDPIRFTQSINALCDQIDERIANNEGIVAENTPRLMLSGCPMAVPNWKLPYIIESSGAVVVAEESCIGTRNSRDLVDETGETVEEMINAICDRYMKIDCACFTPNNERMDNIKELAEQADVDGVIHYSLMFCQPYTHEAFKVEKTLASESIPMLSIETDYSMEDVEQLKTRVEAFVEMIS, encoded by the coding sequence ATGTCTGATTCCGCTTACAAAAACATGTGGGAAAATCTAAATTTGGATATTGAGGCACACGATGGCCTTCTTGAAGTACTCGGTAAATTTTACGGTGACATTTATATGAGTCAGGAAGGACGTCTTAAGGGTATGGAATATCTTGATTTCGTACTTTCAGAAGTGCATGGGCTCCGCATTAAAGAACTAATGGATGCTAAAGAAGCAGGCAGAAAAATCATCGGAACATTCTGTGTTTTCGTACCCGAAGAGTTATCCCTTGCAGTTGATGCTATTCAAGTCGGACTGTGCGCTGGAGCAGATGCGGGAACAGAGGCAGCTGAAACTGTAGTGCCTCGAAATACTTGCGCTCTTATCAAATCTTTCATCGGTTTTAAAATGGCAAAAATCTGCCCTTACACCGAGTCATGCGACCTTATCATCGGAGAAACAACCTGCGATGGTAAGAAAAAAGCATATGAAGCATTCGGAGAAATGGCTCCTATGCACATCATGGAAGTTCCACAACGCAAAGAAGAAAGTGACCGAGTATTATGGAAATCTGAGGTTATTCGTTTGAAGGATGAGCTTGAAAAATTAACAGGCAAAACCATCACAGCCGAGTCTCTTAAAAAAGGCATTAAAATCACAAATGACAAGCGCCGTGCGCTGCAACGTTTAAACAAACTTCGTGCCGCCAAGCCTACACCAATTTCCGGACGTGACGTTCTTTTGATTAATCAGGTCAGCTTCTATGATGATCCTATCCGCTTCACTCAAAGCATCAACGCCCTTTGCGACCAAATTGATGAACGCATCGCAAATAATGAAGGTATTGTAGCTGAAAACACACCTCGTCTGATGCTTTCAGGTTGCCCGATGGCTGTTCCTAACTGGAAACTTCCATACATAATTGAAAGCTCAGGCGCAGTAGTTGTTGCAGAAGAATCATGCATAGGAACACGCAACAGCCGTGACCTAGTTGACGAAACCGGCGAAACCGTCGAAGAAATGATTAATGCTATCTGTGACCGCTACATGAAGATAGACTGTGCTTGCTTCACACCAAACAATGAGCGCATGGACAACATCAAAGAACTTGCTGAGCAAGCTGACGTTGATGGAGTTATTCATTACTCTCTCATGTTCTGTCAGCCTTATACCCATGAAGCTTTCAAAGTAGAAAAGACTCTAGCTTCTGAAAGCATTCCCATGCTTTCCATTGAAACAGATTACAGCATGGAAGACGTTGAACAGTTGAAAACAAGGGTCGAAGCCTTTGTTGAAATGATTTCCTAA
- a CDS encoding acyl-CoA dehydratase activase, whose translation MIAGIDIGSRSMELVLLNRDETNNEVVLERRLPTTFDPAAQLKIILEGIAPEIISATGYGRKLVTEELCGVPSVSLTEIKAYALGVSHLFPEARTILDIGGQDTKAISLMKNGKVAKFEMNDRCAAGTGKFLEHLATVFQIPIEDFGNYALEGDQPLMINSMCTVFAETEATSLMAQGKNPRDIALGLHGSIVRRTTNMLHRVGLNEPLVFAGGVANNPCVINMLTHSLKISPSVPERPDMVGALGAALHGKNLLKIS comes from the coding sequence ATGATAGCTGGAATTGATATAGGTTCACGATCGATGGAATTAGTCCTGCTGAACCGCGATGAAACAAACAATGAAGTTGTGCTTGAACGCAGATTACCAACCACGTTTGATCCCGCAGCGCAGCTGAAAATCATTCTGGAGGGGATTGCTCCAGAAATCATTTCCGCGACGGGTTATGGCAGAAAACTCGTTACCGAAGAACTTTGCGGGGTTCCATCTGTTTCGCTGACAGAGATAAAAGCCTACGCCCTTGGGGTTTCGCACCTGTTTCCTGAAGCGCGCACCATTCTTGATATTGGCGGGCAAGACACCAAAGCTATATCTCTGATGAAAAATGGAAAAGTTGCAAAATTTGAAATGAATGATCGCTGTGCGGCGGGAACTGGTAAATTTTTAGAGCACCTAGCAACTGTTTTTCAAATCCCGATTGAAGACTTCGGAAACTATGCTCTTGAAGGTGATCAGCCACTAATGATAAATAGCATGTGCACCGTTTTTGCGGAGACAGAAGCGACCTCACTTATGGCCCAAGGTAAGAATCCGCGCGATATTGCACTCGGACTGCATGGTTCGATAGTTAGGCGTACAACTAATATGCTTCACAGAGTTGGGCTGAATGAGCCTCTGGTATTCGCGGGCGGAGTAGCCAACAACCCCTGTGTTATCAACATGTTAACACACTCACTTAAGATATCTCCATCCGTTCCGGAAAGGCCGGATATGGTCGGCGCACTCGGTGCTGCACTCCACGGAAAAAATTTACTTAAAATATCTTAA
- a CDS encoding 30S ribosomal protein S1 encodes MSEQNVEANGEENFAELFEAFQSESNDNLQVGDLVKGTVISITKDSVFIDTGSKVDGIVNREELNDPEGELTVKDGDAVELYVISIDSNGISLSKAMSGAGGLNMLNDAYESGVPVEGKVLETCKGGFRVSMMHRKVFCPVSQIDATFVETPEDYVGDTHNFKIIKFEENGRNIVVSRRALLEVEQEKFREKFLEEVKPDAVMDGKVTKLMAFGAFVELAPGVEGMVHISELSWSRSAKPEDIVQPGDEITVRILSIETRKDGKGLKIGLSLKQLQADPWDELGDKFSAGDKVTGTVARCADFGAFVEIAPGIEGLVHISEMSYTKRVHKPADEVTPGQEVSVMIKDLDPVKRRIALSMKDAAGDPWLDVEDSFKPGTEVEGTVENKAEFGIFISLAPGITGLLPMSHISRSDKKVELEALTPGQKVKVFVADLNVADRKVTLTVGEPKENEDWKQYSKPAPRKSAPRKQQSAQSMTSGDTAGFGGLLGMKLQEAMKNKK; translated from the coding sequence ATGTCCGAGCAGAACGTGGAAGCTAATGGTGAAGAAAACTTTGCCGAACTTTTTGAAGCCTTTCAGTCAGAGTCAAACGACAACCTTCAAGTCGGTGATTTAGTCAAAGGAACTGTAATTTCAATCACAAAGGATTCCGTGTTTATTGACACTGGTTCCAAAGTTGATGGAATTGTAAACCGTGAAGAACTAAATGATCCCGAAGGTGAACTGACCGTTAAGGACGGAGACGCCGTAGAACTCTACGTAATATCCATAGACAGTAATGGAATCAGCCTATCCAAAGCCATGTCCGGCGCAGGCGGCCTCAATATGCTTAATGATGCATATGAGAGCGGCGTACCTGTAGAAGGCAAGGTTCTAGAAACATGTAAAGGCGGTTTCAGAGTCAGCATGATGCACCGCAAGGTATTCTGTCCTGTCAGCCAGATTGACGCAACTTTCGTGGAAACCCCCGAAGATTACGTTGGTGACACACACAATTTCAAGATCATCAAGTTCGAAGAAAACGGACGTAACATCGTCGTTTCCCGCAGAGCTCTTCTTGAAGTTGAACAGGAAAAATTCCGCGAGAAATTCCTCGAGGAAGTCAAGCCTGACGCAGTCATGGATGGTAAAGTCACTAAGCTTATGGCATTTGGTGCCTTTGTGGAACTGGCTCCCGGCGTAGAAGGAATGGTTCACATTTCTGAACTCAGCTGGTCCCGCTCTGCGAAACCCGAAGACATTGTTCAGCCCGGTGATGAAATCACTGTAAGAATTCTTTCTATCGAGACTCGCAAAGACGGCAAAGGACTGAAAATCGGTCTTTCTCTCAAGCAGCTTCAGGCTGATCCTTGGGACGAGCTCGGCGATAAGTTCAGTGCTGGCGACAAAGTCACCGGAACGGTTGCCCGTTGCGCAGACTTCGGCGCATTTGTTGAGATCGCTCCCGGCATCGAAGGACTCGTTCATATCTCAGAAATGAGCTATACTAAACGCGTTCACAAGCCTGCCGACGAAGTTACTCCTGGACAGGAAGTATCTGTAATGATCAAAGACCTCGACCCAGTTAAACGTCGCATTGCACTTAGCATGAAAGACGCTGCTGGCGATCCATGGCTTGACGTTGAAGATTCTTTCAAACCCGGCACTGAAGTTGAAGGGACTGTTGAGAACAAAGCTGAATTCGGTATTTTCATCAGCCTTGCTCCTGGCATCACCGGGCTTCTGCCTATGTCACACATCTCCCGCTCAGACAAAAAAGTTGAGCTGGAAGCACTGACTCCAGGCCAGAAAGTTAAAGTTTTCGTTGCTGACCTCAACGTTGCTGACCGCAAAGTAACATTGACAGTTGGTGAGCCGAAAGAAAATGAAGACTGGAAACAGTACTCCAAACCTGCTCCTAGAAAATCCGCTCCTCGCAAACAGCAGTCTGCTCAAAGCATGACTTCTGGCGACACAGCTGGTTTTGGTGGCCTTCTTGGTATGAAACTACAAGAAGCCATGAAAAACAAAAAATAG
- a CDS encoding sulfite exporter TauE/SafE family protein, translated as MTPFILVPLIFLSAGFLQGLTGFGSALIAMPLLAMILDIKTAVAVCTLCGVTINLKMAMNLRSNLDRKKILPLIIGSIPGAIFGTVVLKEMDAHLITLFLGALVAGYALYSLLMKPIVLKLNPAWGLLSGFLTGSITAAVSAGGPPTIIYATLMGWKKDDFKATLSGFFLAAASMAAAGHLISGLTTLYVFKLFLVSLIPVQLGVFLGHTLSGKVTEGLYKKMVMILLVFMGIMLIFYSTR; from the coding sequence ATGACCCCATTTATACTTGTTCCACTAATTTTTCTAAGCGCTGGTTTCCTGCAAGGATTGACCGGATTCGGCTCTGCGCTTATTGCTATGCCTCTGCTTGCCATGATCCTAGATATCAAGACCGCAGTTGCTGTCTGCACGCTTTGCGGAGTGACCATAAACCTCAAAATGGCTATGAATCTGCGTTCCAACCTTGATCGCAAAAAGATCCTTCCACTAATTATCGGTAGTATCCCCGGCGCGATCTTCGGAACTGTGGTCCTTAAAGAAATGGACGCACATCTTATCACTTTGTTCCTAGGCGCGCTGGTAGCTGGCTACGCTCTATATTCGTTACTTATGAAGCCTATCGTCCTTAAACTAAACCCTGCGTGGGGGCTTCTTTCAGGTTTTTTGACAGGATCAATAACCGCAGCTGTGAGTGCAGGCGGACCACCGACTATCATATACGCAACACTCATGGGCTGGAAGAAAGATGATTTCAAAGCAACACTATCCGGCTTCTTTTTAGCAGCGGCTTCTATGGCTGCGGCAGGTCATTTAATAAGCGGTCTTACGACTCTTTATGTTTTCAAGCTTTTTCTGGTATCTCTAATTCCCGTACAACTCGGAGTTTTCCTCGGGCATACCCTTTCTGGAAAGGTGACCGAAGGACTTTATAAAAAAATGGTTATGATTCTGCTTGTCTTCATGGGAATCATGCTTATTTTTTACAGCACGAGATAA
- a CDS encoding FxsA family protein, whose product MFGKIFLAFVVIPIFDLYLLVKIGGEIGTLNTVMLVLLTAFIGASLARSQGMSTMQKVRENMDRGVMPAEEILDAVIIFAAGLVLLTPGFITDALGLLLLFPPTRGYFKRWLRVQIEQMKKNPNVHMTYQQTEFKAWTNQEQPSQRLDNVIDIEASETKSNEAKNDDKDTPIQ is encoded by the coding sequence ATGTTCGGCAAAATATTTTTAGCCTTTGTTGTTATCCCGATTTTTGATTTGTATCTGCTTGTGAAAATTGGGGGAGAAATCGGAACCCTCAATACCGTAATGCTGGTACTGCTCACCGCATTTATCGGAGCATCCCTTGCCCGTTCGCAGGGCATGTCCACCATGCAGAAAGTGCGCGAAAACATGGATCGCGGGGTAATGCCTGCCGAAGAGATCCTAGACGCAGTAATAATATTCGCAGCCGGACTTGTGCTGCTTACTCCCGGTTTCATTACCGATGCGTTAGGTCTGCTTCTGCTCTTCCCGCCCACACGCGGATATTTCAAGCGCTGGTTGCGTGTTCAAATTGAACAGATGAAGAAAAATCCGAATGTTCACATGACCTACCAGCAGACAGAATTTAAAGCTTGGACCAACCAAGAACAGCCTTCACAACGACTTGATAACGTAATTGATATCGAAGCCAGTGAAACAAAATCTAACGAAGCAAAAAATGACGATAAGGATACACCGATCCAGTAA
- a CDS encoding B12-binding domain-containing radical SAM protein, translated as MKILLFDLGTNREEYNEPIGICCLQPMLLQHDVDMYWEKISTPPTYKKYDLIGLSVGLGRYDYFKKQMDIIKTENPSAMVFVGGNTPTFAYEELLADFPEIVCVVGEGESATANLVEAFENKKITLKEIKNLAFIENGSLVETERLQEDLTLHKGAARYFISDVIDRQGIARIEGSRGCPWGKCSFCCVEAKYGSSTWRPFPIDHILIELIKLNDLGITSPYFTDEDFFGEDYPRSIKLAQLIVEQKKAGIIANEMNFFASIRVKDVNKEGIVALKEWKKAGLREVFIGVESCSEEQLKRYKKGVLPNENLKAIETLQNLGFTVDTGFILFDPQMNYEELKASVKLIEHIHDMGIDSRSIKSLRVQPKTKYYFDIIAKGTTTSPLSISSLKYDIEYQDKKVLKAKKIFEQFDSIFKEELHTLQAKSRGEVNSEDERATIKKTLDSCRKVDTQALSYLIKNLDSGNLKKYLVSFISKKEALLKNSGSDLNPE; from the coding sequence ATGAAAATACTACTATTCGATTTAGGCACCAACAGAGAAGAATACAATGAGCCCATTGGAATATGCTGCCTACAACCGATGCTGCTGCAACACGACGTTGATATGTATTGGGAAAAGATTTCAACTCCTCCGACTTACAAAAAATATGATCTAATTGGTTTAAGTGTTGGGCTTGGAAGATATGATTATTTCAAAAAGCAAATGGATATCATCAAGACGGAGAACCCTAGCGCAATGGTATTCGTTGGAGGAAACACACCCACTTTTGCCTACGAAGAACTACTAGCTGATTTCCCCGAAATAGTATGCGTCGTAGGTGAAGGAGAATCGGCAACAGCAAATTTAGTTGAAGCTTTCGAAAACAAAAAAATTACTCTAAAAGAAATAAAGAACTTAGCATTTATCGAGAACGGATCTCTTGTTGAAACTGAACGCCTTCAGGAGGATCTTACTCTACATAAAGGAGCAGCACGGTATTTCATTTCTGACGTTATCGATCGGCAGGGCATTGCAAGAATAGAAGGAAGTAGAGGATGTCCATGGGGAAAATGTAGTTTCTGTTGCGTTGAAGCAAAATATGGATCCTCTACATGGCGCCCATTCCCAATAGACCATATTCTGATTGAACTTATCAAACTTAATGATTTAGGAATAACCTCACCATACTTTACAGATGAAGATTTCTTTGGAGAAGATTACCCTCGATCGATTAAATTAGCACAATTAATCGTTGAGCAAAAAAAGGCTGGTATAATTGCCAATGAAATGAACTTTTTTGCATCTATCAGAGTAAAGGATGTTAACAAAGAAGGAATCGTTGCTCTAAAAGAATGGAAAAAAGCAGGTCTACGAGAAGTTTTCATAGGAGTTGAATCATGCAGTGAAGAACAACTCAAGCGATACAAAAAAGGAGTGTTGCCAAACGAGAATCTTAAAGCAATTGAAACACTGCAGAACTTGGGATTTACCGTTGACACAGGCTTTATACTATTTGACCCACAAATGAATTATGAAGAATTAAAAGCTAGCGTTAAACTTATCGAGCATATCCATGACATGGGAATTGACTCGCGCTCAATCAAATCTCTAAGGGTGCAGCCAAAAACCAAATATTATTTCGATATTATTGCAAAAGGCACCACGACCTCACCACTAAGTATATCCTCTCTAAAATATGATATTGAATACCAAGACAAAAAAGTTCTAAAAGCAAAAAAAATCTTTGAACAATTTGATTCTATATTTAAAGAGGAACTACACACCTTACAAGCAAAATCGAGAGGAGAAGTAAACTCAGAAGACGAAAGAGCTACAATAAAAAAGACCCTTGATAGCTGTAGAAAGGTAGATACACAGGCCCTCTCATACTTAATAAAAAACCTAGATTCAGGAAACTTAAAAAAATATTTGGTTTCTTTTATCTCTAAAAAAGAAGCATTACTGAAGAATTCGGGATCGGATCTTAATCCTGAATAA
- a CDS encoding septal ring lytic transglycosylase RlpA family protein, producing the protein MFKRFLLVQFVFTIIFAGSAFAAEQTMNSTVASKASASTKTRVIPANYKEEGVASWYGEKFQGKVTASGEPYDMDKLTAAHNYLPLGVKVTVTNLSSGKSVAVVINDRGPFVPDRIIDLSRAAAQKLDFLDAGKANVSIEPYRPEVKKAPTPKPSSDSELVSIAIAAPVQKNIYGSFYIQVGAYKVKDNADMLIGRLQKSGFNNSRIVRVVTDSAQIFKVQLGMYKSLSSARAAHKKIGKGFTGTFILADVIQD; encoded by the coding sequence ATGTTTAAACGATTTTTATTGGTACAATTCGTATTCACTATTATTTTTGCTGGGTCTGCTTTTGCAGCAGAGCAGACTATGAACAGTACTGTGGCGAGCAAAGCGTCCGCTTCAACAAAAACTAGAGTTATTCCTGCTAACTATAAAGAAGAAGGCGTGGCTTCATGGTATGGCGAAAAGTTTCAAGGTAAGGTCACAGCCAGTGGTGAACCGTATGATATGGATAAATTGACTGCCGCGCATAACTATTTGCCGCTGGGCGTGAAAGTTACGGTAACAAATCTTAGTTCCGGAAAAAGTGTTGCCGTAGTTATTAACGATAGAGGCCCGTTTGTTCCGGACCGTATAATTGATCTTTCCCGCGCAGCCGCTCAAAAGCTCGATTTTCTTGATGCCGGTAAGGCGAATGTCAGCATAGAACCGTATCGTCCTGAAGTAAAAAAAGCACCGACTCCTAAGCCGTCTTCAGACTCAGAGCTGGTTTCAATCGCAATTGCTGCGCCTGTTCAGAAAAATATTTACGGATCTTTTTATATTCAGGTGGGGGCGTACAAAGTAAAAGATAATGCGGATATGCTTATTGGAAGACTCCAAAAGTCAGGCTTCAACAATTCAAGGATTGTAAGAGTTGTGACAGATAGTGCGCAGATTTTCAAAGTTCAGCTAGGTATGTATAAAAGTTTGTCCAGTGCTCGCGCAGCTCATAAAAAAATAGGAAAAGGATTCACTGGAACTTTTATACTAGCGGACGTTATTCAGGATTAA
- the rlmD gene encoding 23S rRNA (uracil(1939)-C(5))-methyltransferase RlmD, with translation MSNKTNTLVKGDTIEVEIESLAFGGQGIARLDGLTIFVNHAVPGQVLSCEITKLKKRFAIAKRLDVITPSKDDVTPFCEHFGTCGGCMHQDMAYSAQVMWKGRQVCETFERIGKISKETKGMGEDTLPSPLEKAYRNRMDFSFEGYGDALKIGFKRRGSETEVVSVGSCPLLPESCAKISELVQAYCIKSKIGTHRHGKGGYWRKLVVRASHDTGKILIHVITAPSKTHHAIPGLQELLSAEVPELISFAHSTRIGRPDIASGERLISLTGKQFITEALNKRDDNPVSYKITPNAFFQTNTVGAEVLYQKCLDMADPTTDDVVYDLFCGSGGIGLFMARSAKKVIGFELSKESIMSARENAELNSIENCQFIAANLADKDGVPMELPSADIIVLDPPRSGLPSPTLDRILSLAPKKIVYVSCNPSTLARDAERLEGKYKLTEFTSVDMFPHTSHVECIALLTRHAKS, from the coding sequence ATGAGTAATAAAACGAATACCCTTGTTAAGGGCGATACAATAGAAGTCGAGATTGAATCTTTAGCTTTCGGTGGACAAGGCATTGCGCGTCTAGACGGGTTAACTATCTTTGTTAACCATGCCGTCCCCGGACAGGTTTTGAGTTGTGAAATCACAAAACTCAAAAAAAGATTTGCCATCGCCAAACGACTTGATGTCATTACACCTTCTAAAGACGACGTCACCCCGTTCTGTGAACATTTCGGAACATGCGGTGGCTGTATGCATCAGGACATGGCATACTCTGCACAGGTTATGTGGAAAGGCCGTCAGGTCTGTGAAACATTTGAAAGAATTGGTAAAATTTCCAAAGAAACAAAAGGCATGGGCGAAGACACCCTGCCATCACCTCTCGAAAAAGCTTACCGTAACCGGATGGACTTTTCTTTTGAGGGATATGGCGATGCTCTGAAAATTGGATTTAAAAGACGCGGTTCTGAAACTGAAGTCGTCAGCGTAGGCTCATGTCCGCTACTTCCTGAATCATGTGCAAAGATTTCTGAACTTGTTCAGGCATACTGTATTAAAAGCAAAATCGGCACACATAGACATGGCAAAGGTGGTTACTGGAGAAAGCTCGTTGTCCGTGCATCGCACGACACCGGCAAGATATTGATTCACGTCATTACCGCTCCTTCTAAAACTCACCATGCCATTCCAGGATTGCAAGAGCTTCTTTCCGCAGAAGTGCCTGAGCTTATATCCTTTGCTCACTCTACACGTATCGGCAGACCGGACATTGCTTCCGGCGAGCGTCTTATATCTCTTACCGGCAAGCAGTTTATCACTGAAGCCCTAAATAAAAGAGATGATAATCCGGTCAGTTACAAAATCACACCGAACGCTTTCTTCCAGACCAATACTGTCGGAGCGGAAGTGCTCTACCAGAAATGTCTTGATATGGCTGATCCAACCACAGATGATGTCGTTTACGATCTATTTTGCGGATCAGGTGGAATCGGACTGTTCATGGCCCGCTCTGCGAAAAAAGTTATCGGATTTGAGCTTTCAAAAGAATCCATCATGTCAGCAAGAGAAAATGCAGAACTTAACAGCATTGAAAATTGCCAGTTCATTGCGGCGAACCTCGCTGACAAAGACGGCGTTCCTATGGAACTTCCAAGCGCTGACATTATCGTATTAGATCCGCCTAGAAGCGGCCTGCCGTCTCCAACACTAGACCGCATACTTTCTCTTGCTCCAAAAAAGATCGTATACGTTTCTTGTAACCCCTCTACTCTTGCCCGCGACGCTGAAAGACTCGAAGGTAAATACAAGCTTACTGAATTCACCTCAGTTGATATGTTTCCACATACTTCCCACGTTGAGTGCATTGCTTTGTTGACTAGACACGCTAAAAGCTGA